Proteins from a single region of Microbispora sp. ZYX-F-249:
- a CDS encoding LLM class flavin-dependent oxidoreductase: MTDYGHDLAFGTFLTPQNQDPQGPVRLAQVSEAAGLDLVTFQDHPYQPGFLDTWTLLSWVAARTERITVSGNVLNLPLRPPAVLARAAASLDLLSGGRFALGIGAGGFWDAIASMGGTRLTPAESVTALEEAIEIIRGIWDIGERRVLRVDGAHHRVAGAKRGPAPAHDIPIWLGAYKPRMLRLVASAADGWLPSLAYLKDGDLRRGNEVIDEAAEEAGRDPAQVRRLLNIGGAVAGTREGFLRGPVGQWVEELTALALEDGIGTFILGTDDPRLIQVYGEEIAPAVRDAVARERAATGTVPAAARRGAAALALRRDGIDYDKVPVSLAAGAVEPGDRSYESVRHNYLRAGSPGLVLRPRTVDQVVEGLAYARSQDVPLGVRSGGHGISGRSTNDGGIVLDVGALGAVEVVDPATRRVRLGAGATWGAVAEALTPRGWAISSGDYGGVGVGGLATTGGIGLLGRRFGLTIDHVVAAQVVTADGRVLHASREENPDLFWGLRGAGGNLGVVTWVEIEAMELGDVVFSQMTLDARDTAGLLERWGAAVEKAPRELTSFLILSPPRRGQDAVAQLMTVYAGADTTAAVHELERLAEAGPLLGHQGYVLPYSGVVQPADRHHTGGGDPAVRSGLVTHLDGDVSRAFERIARSGLSYFLQIRATGGAAHDLAPDATAYPHRHQNFLLTAMGAAQPALNSAWDAEVAPFTDGLYLSFDTDTRPERLVDAFGETNLARLRQVKRAYDPDNVFRANFPVEPAGD, translated from the coding sequence ATGACGGACTACGGCCACGATCTGGCCTTCGGCACGTTCCTCACACCCCAGAACCAGGACCCCCAGGGGCCGGTCCGGCTCGCCCAGGTATCCGAGGCCGCCGGGCTGGATCTCGTGACGTTCCAGGACCATCCGTACCAGCCGGGGTTCCTGGACACCTGGACGCTGCTGTCCTGGGTGGCCGCGCGGACCGAGCGGATCACCGTGTCGGGCAACGTGCTGAACCTGCCGCTGCGCCCGCCGGCGGTGCTGGCCCGGGCGGCGGCGTCGCTCGACCTGCTCTCCGGCGGCCGGTTCGCGCTCGGCATCGGCGCGGGTGGCTTCTGGGACGCGATCGCGTCGATGGGCGGCACGCGCCTGACCCCGGCCGAGTCCGTGACCGCGCTGGAGGAGGCCATCGAGATCATCCGCGGCATCTGGGACATAGGCGAGCGCCGCGTCCTGCGCGTCGACGGGGCACACCACCGCGTCGCCGGGGCCAAGCGCGGCCCGGCCCCCGCGCACGACATCCCGATCTGGCTCGGCGCCTACAAGCCGCGCATGCTGCGCCTGGTGGCGAGCGCGGCGGACGGCTGGCTGCCCTCGCTCGCCTACCTGAAGGACGGCGACCTGCGGCGCGGCAACGAGGTCATCGACGAGGCCGCCGAGGAGGCCGGGCGCGACCCCGCTCAGGTGCGCCGCCTGCTGAACATCGGCGGCGCGGTCGCCGGCACCCGGGAGGGCTTCCTGCGGGGGCCGGTCGGGCAGTGGGTGGAGGAGCTGACCGCGCTGGCGCTGGAGGACGGCATCGGCACGTTCATCCTGGGCACCGACGACCCCCGGCTCATCCAGGTGTACGGCGAGGAGATCGCCCCCGCCGTCCGGGACGCGGTGGCGCGTGAGCGGGCGGCCACCGGCACCGTCCCCGCGGCCGCCCGCCGCGGAGCGGCCGCGCTCGCACTGCGCCGCGACGGGATCGACTACGACAAGGTCCCGGTGAGCCTCGCGGCCGGCGCCGTCGAGCCCGGCGACCGCTCGTACGAGTCCGTGCGGCACAACTACCTGCGCGCCGGGTCCCCCGGCCTGGTGCTGCGCCCCCGGACCGTCGACCAGGTCGTCGAGGGGCTCGCGTACGCCCGCTCCCAGGACGTGCCGCTCGGCGTTCGCTCCGGCGGGCACGGGATCAGCGGCCGGTCCACGAACGACGGCGGCATCGTGCTGGACGTCGGCGCGCTCGGCGCCGTCGAGGTCGTCGACCCGGCCACGCGCCGGGTGCGGCTGGGCGCGGGCGCGACCTGGGGCGCGGTCGCCGAGGCCCTGACGCCGCGCGGATGGGCGATCAGCTCGGGCGACTACGGCGGCGTGGGCGTGGGCGGCCTCGCGACCACGGGCGGGATCGGCCTGCTCGGGCGCAGGTTCGGCCTGACCATCGACCACGTCGTCGCCGCGCAGGTCGTGACCGCCGACGGGCGGGTGCTGCACGCCTCACGCGAGGAGAACCCCGACCTGTTCTGGGGCCTGCGCGGCGCCGGGGGCAATCTCGGGGTGGTGACCTGGGTCGAGATCGAGGCGATGGAGCTCGGCGACGTCGTCTTCTCCCAGATGACCCTGGACGCCCGCGACACGGCCGGGCTGCTCGAGCGCTGGGGTGCGGCCGTGGAGAAGGCGCCGCGCGAGCTGACCAGCTTCCTGATCCTGTCCCCGCCGCGTCGCGGCCAGGACGCGGTCGCCCAGCTCATGACCGTCTACGCCGGCGCGGACACCACCGCCGCGGTGCACGAGCTGGAGCGGCTCGCCGAGGCCGGCCCGCTGCTGGGGCACCAGGGATACGTGCTGCCCTATTCGGGCGTGGTGCAGCCGGCCGACAGGCACCACACCGGCGGCGGCGACCCGGCCGTACGCTCCGGCCTGGTCACGCACCTGGACGGCGACGTGAGCCGCGCCTTCGAGAGGATCGCACGCTCCGGGCTGTCCTACTTCCTGCAGATACGCGCCACCGGCGGCGCCGCGCACGATTTGGCTCCCGACGCGACCGCCTATCCGCACCGGCACCAGAACTTCCTGCTCACCGCCATGGGCGCCGCGCAGCCGGCCCTGAATTCCGCGTGGGACGCCGAGGTGGCGCCGTTCACCGACGGCCTCTACCTGTCCTTCGACACCGACACCCGGCCCGAGCGGCTCGTCGACGCGTTCGGTGAAACCAACCTCGCCCGGCTCCGGCAGGTCAAACGCGCCTACGACCCGGACAACGTGTTCCGCGCCAACTTCCCCGTCGAGCCCGCCGGCGACTGA